From the genome of Saccopteryx bilineata isolate mSacBil1 chromosome 6, mSacBil1_pri_phased_curated, whole genome shotgun sequence, one region includes:
- the MYT1 gene encoding LOW QUALITY PROTEIN: myelin transcription factor 1 (The sequence of the model RefSeq protein was modified relative to this genomic sequence to represent the inferred CDS: inserted 2 bases in 1 codon) produces MSLENEDKRARTRSKALRATPEPAAADLSCPTPGCTGSGHIRGKYSRHRSLQSCPLAKKRKLEGAEAQHLVSKRKSHPLKLALDEGYGVDSDGSEDPEVKDASVSDESEGTLEEDEAEMSGQEETHCPEPAEGRSPIKPHFGPKPISSPTGSCKGGYSSYQEIIATSLLNLGQVAEETLVREGSGQEAQAGPGVVPLAQDEAEEGATSDEGEKDVFIQPEDAEEVIEVTSERSQELCPQALESMTSEESRQQKVSLGQEEEEEEEEEEEEEEEEEEEEEEDVEDEEEEDEEEEDEEEEGSTPDVTCQEXALPSFPPPKAPELPSPKPEYSVIVEVRSDDSKDEDSHSQKSAVTDESEMYDMMTRGNLGLLEQAIALKAEQVRAVGEPTEQGPGEPVKAARLLDATRKTYCSKDSSRAEKREIKCPTPGCDGTGHVTGLYPHHRSLSGCPHKDRIPPEILAMHENVLKCPTPGCTGQGHVNSNRNTHRSLSGCPIAAAEKLAKSHEKQQPQTADPSKTGSSSDRTLRPMCFVKQLEVPPYGSYRPSVAPATPRANLAKELEKFSKVTFDYASFDAQVFGKRMLAPKIQTSETSPKAFKCFDYAHDAEAAHMAATAILNLSTRCWEMPENLSTKPQDMPGKAVDIEVDENGTLDLSMHKHRKREGAVSGGGGGSPGVKSPDASQRPGSTSAPSGSMTSPQSSQAARQDEWDRPLDYTKPSRQREEEPEEPEPAAHSFASSEADDQEVSEENFEERKYPGEVTLTNFKLKFLSKDIKKELLTCPTPGCDGSGHITGNYASHRSLSGCPLADKSLRNLMAAHSADLKCPTPGCDGSGHITGNYASHRSLSGCPRAKKSGAKVTPTKDDKEDPELMKCPVPGCVGLGHISGKYASHRSASGCPLAARRQKEGSLNGSSFSWKSLKNEGPTCPTPGCDGSGHANGSFLTHRSLSGCPRATFAGKKGKLSGDEVLGMKFKTSDVLENDEEIKQLNQEIRDLNASNSEMEAAMVQLQSQISSMEKSLKTIEQENKLIEEQNEALFLELSGLSQALIQSLANIRLPHMEPICEQNFDAYVSTLTDMYSNQECYQNPENKGLLESIKQAVRGIQV; encoded by the exons CTGCCCCACCCCGGGATGCACGGGCTCAGGCCACATCCGCGGCAAGTACTCCAGGCACCGAAG TCTGCAGAGCTGCCCTCTGGCCAAGAAGAGGAAGCTGGAGGGTGCCGAGGCCCAGCACCTGGTGTCCAAGCGGAAGTCACACCCCCTGAAGCTGGCTCTGGACGAGGGCTACGGCGTGGACAGTGACGGCAGCGAGGATCCCGAGGTGAAGGATGCCTCTGTTTCGGATGAATCGGAAGGAACTCTGGAGGAGGACGAGGCCGAGATGTCAGGACAGGAGGAGACTCATTGCCCTGAGCCAGCTGAAG GACGGAGCCCCATCAAGCCTCATTTTGGACCCAAGCCCATCAGCAGCCCCACGGGCTCCTGCAAGGGCGGCTACAGCAGCTACCAGGAAATCATTGCCACCTCTCTCCTAAACTTGGGCCAGGTTGCCGAAGAGACGCTGGTCAGGGAGGGCTCAGGCCAAGAAGCCCAGGCCGGCCCTGGAGTCGTGCCCCTGGCTCAGGACGAAGCTGAAGAAGGGGCCACCAGCGACGAAGGAGAGAAGGACGTCTTCATCCAGCCAGAGGACGCAGAGGAAGTCATCGAGGTGACCAGCGAGCGCTCTCAGGAGCTGTGTCCCCAGGCCCTGGAGAGTATGACCAGCGAGGAGTCCAGGCAGCAGAAAGTCTCCCTGggtcaggaggaggaagaggaggaggaggaagaggaggaggaggaggaggaggaggaggaggaggaggaggaggacgttGAGGACGAGGAAGAGgaagacgaggaggaggaggacgaggaggaggaggggtccaCTCCCGACGTGACCTGCCAGGA GGCGCTCCCCTCGTTCCCCCCCCCGAAGGCCCCCGAGCTCCCCAGCCCCAAGCCTGAGTACTCCGTCATCGTGGAGGTGCGCTCTGATGACAGCAAGGACGAGGACTCACACTCCCAGAAGTCCGCGGTCACGGACGAGTCGGAGATGTACGACATGATGACCCGGGGCAACCTGGGCCTCCTGGAGCAGGCCATCGCCCTGAAGGCCGAGCAGGTGCGAGCGGTGGGCGAGCCCACAGAGCAGGGCCCGGGCGAGCCGgtgaaggcagccaggctgctggATGCCACGCGGAAGACCTACTGCAGCAAAG ATTCCTCAAGAGCAGAGAAACGTGAAATCAAGTGTCCGACACCAGGCTGTGACGGCACTGGCCACGTGACAGGGCTGTACCCTCACCACCGCAGCCTGTCCGGGTGCCCCCACAAAGATAGGATCCCTCCAGAGA TCCTGGCCATGCACGAGAACGTGCTCAAGTGCCCCACCCCTGGCTGCACAGGCCAGGGCCACGTGAACAGCAACCGTAACACACACAGAAG TTTGTCTGGGTGCCCCATCGCTGCTGCAGAAAAATTAGCCAAATCTCACGAGAAGCAGCAGCCGCAGACGGCAGATCCTTCCAAGACTGGCTCCAGTTCGGATCGGACCCTCAG ACCCATGTGCTTCGTGAAGCAGCTTGAGGTCCCTCCGTACGGAAGCTACCGGCCCAGTGTGGCCCCTGCGACACCCAGGGCCAACCTGGCCAAGGAGCTGGAGAAGTTCTCCAAGGTCACCTTCGACTACGCAAGTTTTGATGCTCAGGTTTTTGGCAAACGCATGCTTGCCCCAAAGATTCAGACCAGCGAAACCTCACCTAAAGCCTTTAAAT GCTTCGACTACGCGCACGACGCTGAGGCTGCACACATGGCTGCCACCGCCATCCTGAACCTCTCCACGCGCTGCTGGGAGATGCCCGAGAACCTCAGCACGAAGCCGCAGGACATGCCCGGCAAG GCGGTGGACATTGAGGTGGATGAAAACGGGACCCTGGACCTGAGCATGCACAAGCACCGCAAGCGGGAGGGCGCTGTTTccggcggcggtggcggcagcCCCGGGGTGAAGTCTCCCGATGCCTCTCAGCGTCCGGGCAGCACTAGTGCCCCCagtggctccatgacctcaccccAGTCCAGCCAGGCCGCCCGCCAGGACGAGTGGGACCGGCCTCTGGACTACACCAAGCCCAGCCGCCAGCGAGAGGAGGAGCCCGAGGAG CCAGAGCCAGCTGCCCATTCTTTTGCTTCTTCTGAAGCAGATGACCAGGAAGTGTCGGAAGAGAATTTTGAGGAGCGGAAGTACCCTGGGGAAGTCACCCTGACCAACTTTAAGCTGAAGTTTCTCTCCAAGGACATAAAGAAGGAGCTGCTCAC CTGTCCCACCCCCGGCTGTGACGGCAGTGGCCACATCACCGGGAACTATGCCTCCCACCGCAG ccTCTCTGGTTGCCCTCTTGCTGACAAGAGCCTCAGAAACCTCATGGCTGCCCATTCTGCTGACCTCAA GTGCCCCACACCTGGCTGCGACGGCTCTGGCCACATAACGGGGAACTATGCTTCGCACCGGAG CCTGTCCGGCTGCCCTCGTGCCAAGAAGAGTGGAGCCAAGGTGACGCCCACGAAGGATGACAAGGAAGACCCCGAGCTGATGAA GTGCCCAGTTCCAGGTTGCGTGGGGCTTGGTCATATCAGCGGCAAATACGCCTCTCACAGAAGTGCATCAGGCTGCCCGTTGGCTGCCCGCAGGCAGAAGGAAGGTTCCCTCAATGGCTCCTCATTCTCCTGGAAGTCGCTGAAGAACGAGGGGCCCACCTGCCCCACTCCGGGCTGTGATGGCTCTGGTCACGCCAACGGGAGCTTTCTCACACACCGGAG CCTGTCCGGCTGTCCCCGAGCGACCTTTGCTGGAAAGAAGGGAAAACTCTCAGGGGATGAGGTTCTCGGCATGAAGTTTAAGACAAGTGACG TGCTGGAGAATGACGAGGAGATTAAGCAGCTGAATCAGGAGATTCGAGACCTGAACGCATCCAACTCAGAGATGGAGGCCGCCATGGTGCAGCTGCAGTCTCAG ATCTCGTCCATGGAGAAGAGCCTGAAGACCATCGAGCAGGAAAACAAGCTCATTGAAGAGCAGAACGAGGCCCTGTTCCTGGAACTGTCAGGCCTGAGCCAGGCCCTCATCCAAAGTCTCGCCAACATTCGCCTTCCACACATG GAGCCAATATGTGAGCAGAATTTTGATGCCTACGTGAGCACCCTCACCGACATGTACTCCAACCAGGAGTGCTACCAGAACCCTGAGAACAAGGGCCTCCTGGAGAGCATCAAGCAGGCCGTGAGGGGCATCCAGGTGTAG